One region of Catenuloplanes indicus genomic DNA includes:
- a CDS encoding sensor domain-containing phosphodiesterase gives MTVTGSPRAARTVGEIIDARAVTTLFQPLVDLERREPVGYEALSRGPAGTPWQAPIALFEAAREIGRAAELDWICRVRAYQAALAAGLDDSMTLFVNIEPMALRTPCPDDLFPATVAAQGKLRVVTEITERAIAGDPSALLSTAAACRAVGWGVAFDDVGSDPASLALMPLVRPDVVKLDMGLLHDPHRAEVAHVVNAAIAYAERTGAVILAEGIETEEHLELARTMGATLGQGLLFGPPAPLPAPSVTCGTSVPLLPADGVPPVAVPPRSPFEIVAAAKPVLRATKARLAPISQFLESKARDEGEPPVLLACFQEARFFTPSMAQRFADTATTAAFVAVLGVGLDERPAPGVRGARLSEDDPLRGEWNVIVVGPYFAAALTARDLGLSGMTEEERRFEYALTHDRELVLEAARALMYWISPA, from the coding sequence GTGACCGTCACCGGCTCGCCGCGCGCCGCGCGGACCGTCGGCGAGATCATCGACGCGCGCGCGGTCACCACACTCTTCCAGCCGCTGGTCGACCTGGAACGCCGCGAGCCGGTCGGCTACGAGGCGCTCAGCCGCGGCCCGGCCGGCACGCCGTGGCAGGCGCCGATCGCGCTCTTCGAGGCCGCCCGGGAGATCGGCCGGGCCGCCGAGTTGGACTGGATCTGCCGGGTCCGGGCGTACCAGGCGGCGCTCGCGGCCGGGCTTGACGACTCGATGACGCTGTTCGTGAACATCGAGCCGATGGCGCTGCGCACGCCCTGCCCGGACGACCTGTTCCCGGCCACGGTCGCGGCGCAGGGGAAACTGCGGGTGGTCACCGAGATCACCGAGCGGGCCATCGCCGGTGACCCGTCCGCGTTGCTCAGCACGGCCGCGGCCTGCCGGGCCGTCGGGTGGGGCGTGGCGTTCGACGACGTCGGCAGCGACCCGGCGTCGCTGGCGCTGATGCCGCTGGTGCGGCCGGACGTGGTCAAGCTGGACATGGGGCTGCTGCACGACCCGCACCGCGCCGAGGTCGCGCACGTGGTGAACGCGGCCATAGCCTACGCGGAGCGGACCGGCGCGGTGATCCTCGCCGAGGGCATCGAGACCGAGGAACACCTGGAACTCGCCCGGACCATGGGCGCCACGCTCGGGCAGGGCCTGCTCTTCGGTCCGCCGGCGCCGCTCCCGGCACCGTCCGTGACCTGCGGGACCAGCGTGCCGCTGCTGCCGGCGGACGGGGTGCCGCCGGTGGCCGTACCGCCGCGGTCGCCCTTCGAGATCGTCGCCGCCGCGAAACCGGTGCTCCGGGCCACGAAGGCGCGGCTCGCGCCGATCAGCCAGTTCCTGGAGTCGAAGGCGCGCGACGAGGGCGAGCCGCCGGTGCTGCTCGCCTGCTTCCAGGAGGCCCGCTTCTTCACACCCTCGATGGCGCAGCGGTTCGCGGACACGGCCACCACGGCCGCGTTCGTCGCGGTGCTCGGCGTCGGGCTGGACGAGCGGCCCGCGCCCGGCGTACGCGGCGCCCGGCTCAGCGAGGACGACCCGCTGCGCGGCGAGTGGAACGTGATAGTGGTCGGGCCGTACTTCGCGGCCGCGCTGACCGCCCGGGACCTGGGCCTGAGCGGGATGACCGAGGAGGAACGCCGCTTCGAGTACGCGCTCACCCACGACCGGGAGCTGGTGCTGGAGGCGGCGCGGGCACTCATGTACTGGATATCACCGGCCTGA
- a CDS encoding outer membrane protein assembly factor BamB family protein encodes MVSIDLGVVSDLRPEPAPSVPRPPRTRRAIGAVLCLVLTGALLGGSARPAANVLPEVRVPMKPADAFFLAGDRLYVVSPQTGASGPTNRTISAYTAPGGEPVWQRSLMLDGVINGITAAGDGLLLHLSSADYTERMLLLDAGTAVPRWSVEAAWPLLFDGDTMVISSAGDALTWRAVRIATGEQLWRREFPAGAFLLWASSGDGQTVVALPDDRIELWDLRANRLLAGTRVPDTESVTVTDGVVLAMTYGVGGVDVVAYSRADLRRLWQREFPRGLLHTAGCGVQIICTSDEERERMVGIDPATGDRIWEQPAFGWYTEIGPMLLAEGDIRHEGGGTVVDSGPIVAMDSRTGTTIRDFGRWRRIRHEEVPAARRTIVAHFDPLANTALVAEIDLDRMALRVLGRVRGVGPDCTVQRTVMTCMMLDNSVGMWNLPVAS; translated from the coding sequence ATGGTCTCCATCGATCTCGGCGTGGTCTCCGACCTGCGGCCCGAGCCGGCCCCGTCCGTGCCGCGCCCGCCCCGGACCCGCCGGGCGATCGGTGCCGTGCTCTGCCTGGTGCTGACCGGTGCGTTGCTCGGCGGGTCGGCACGGCCGGCCGCGAACGTGCTGCCCGAGGTGCGGGTGCCGATGAAGCCGGCCGACGCGTTCTTCCTGGCCGGGGACCGGCTCTACGTGGTCAGCCCGCAGACCGGGGCGTCCGGGCCGACGAACCGGACCATCTCCGCCTACACCGCGCCCGGCGGTGAACCGGTGTGGCAACGGTCGCTGATGCTCGACGGTGTGATCAACGGGATCACCGCCGCCGGTGACGGGCTGCTGCTGCACCTGAGCAGCGCGGACTACACCGAGAGGATGCTGCTGCTGGACGCGGGGACGGCCGTGCCGCGGTGGAGCGTCGAGGCGGCGTGGCCGCTGCTGTTCGACGGGGACACCATGGTGATCAGCTCGGCGGGCGATGCGCTGACCTGGCGGGCGGTGCGCATCGCGACCGGCGAGCAGCTGTGGCGGCGGGAGTTCCCGGCCGGGGCGTTCCTCCTCTGGGCGAGCTCGGGCGACGGGCAGACCGTCGTGGCGCTCCCGGACGACCGGATCGAGTTGTGGGACCTGCGCGCCAACCGGCTGCTGGCCGGCACCCGGGTACCGGACACGGAGTCGGTCACCGTCACGGACGGCGTCGTGCTGGCCATGACGTACGGCGTCGGCGGCGTCGACGTGGTCGCCTATTCCCGGGCGGACCTGCGGCGGCTGTGGCAGCGCGAGTTCCCCCGCGGGTTGCTGCACACCGCCGGATGCGGCGTCCAGATCATCTGCACCTCGGACGAGGAACGGGAGCGCATGGTGGGGATCGACCCGGCGACCGGGGACCGGATCTGGGAGCAACCGGCGTTCGGCTGGTACACCGAGATCGGGCCGATGCTGCTGGCCGAGGGGGACATCCGGCACGAGGGCGGCGGCACGGTCGTCGACAGCGGGCCGATCGTGGCAATGGACAGCCGGACCGGCACGACGATCCGGGACTTCGGGCGCTGGCGGCGGATCCGGCACGAGGAGGTGCCGGCCGCGCGGCGCACGATCGTCGCGCACTTCGACCCGCTGGCGAACACCGCGCTGGTCGCCGAGATCGACCTGGACCGGATGGCGCTGCGGGTGCTCGGGCGGGTCCGCGGCGTCGGACCGGACTGCACCGTCCAGCGGACCGTGATGACGTGCATGATGCTGGACAACTCGGTCGGCATGTGGAACCTGCCGGTCGCCTCCTGA
- a CDS encoding response regulator transcription factor: MRVLVVEDERNLADAIARGLRRKGMAVDVAYDGTAGHEMAFVTRYDVVVLDRDLPGVHGDQICADLAASGALTRVLMLTASVTIADRVEGLQLGADDYLPKPFAFDELVARVQALGRRATPPAPPVLSAADLVLDQARRVVTRAGGLLQLTNKEFGVLEELLKARGAVVSTEELLERVWDENTDPFTTTVRVTMNTLRRKLGDPPLIETVVGAGYRIASFSDAAS, encoded by the coding sequence ATGCGGGTTCTGGTCGTCGAGGATGAGCGGAACCTGGCCGACGCCATCGCGCGTGGCCTGCGCCGCAAGGGCATGGCGGTGGACGTGGCCTACGACGGCACCGCCGGGCACGAGATGGCGTTCGTCACCCGCTACGACGTGGTCGTGCTGGACCGCGACCTGCCCGGCGTGCACGGCGACCAGATCTGCGCCGACCTGGCCGCGTCCGGCGCGCTCACCCGCGTGCTGATGCTCACCGCCAGCGTGACGATCGCGGACCGGGTCGAGGGACTGCAGCTCGGGGCGGACGACTACCTGCCCAAGCCGTTCGCGTTCGACGAGCTGGTCGCGCGCGTGCAGGCGCTCGGCCGCCGCGCCACCCCGCCCGCGCCGCCGGTGCTCAGCGCCGCCGACCTGGTGCTCGACCAGGCCCGCCGGGTGGTCACCCGGGCCGGTGGGCTGCTGCAGCTGACCAACAAGGAGTTCGGTGTGCTGGAGGAGCTGCTGAAGGCGCGCGGCGCCGTGGTCTCCACCGAGGAGCTGCTGGAACGCGTCTGGGACGAGAACACCGACCCGTTCACCACCACCGTACGGGTCACCATGAACACGTTGCGCCGCAAGCTCGGCGACCCGCCGCTGATCGAGACCGTGGTGGGGGCCGGCTACCGCATCGCGTCGTTCTCGGACGCCGCGTCATGA